The genomic DNA TTCTCTCCCCCCCCACCCAAGTTCATTTAGCATTCACGCTGATGTTATTTAAAGTGCATTGCCAAGCTAAAACAGAAGCTTCCTAACGAAAAAAAATTGCTGTCATAGACAGTTTCTTTTGGTTTAGAGTCTTCCTTCTATCtatttttagcattttctttttgCCCTTCACACACTTAGTGTAAGAGACTGCTGCAACAATTACATGACTCTGGACACAAAGCATGATGACTGTCAGGGTGATAGCCGTTGTAAGGAATTACTTTCTTCTTCTGCTGGAGTCAATTTAAGTGTTGGCAGTTTCcgaggaggaagctgagggctTTGGCGAAGATTGTCATCCATCTGTGTAAAGTACAAAAGGTACATCTGACTAATAGCTATGGTAACACTAATATGGACTGTGGCGTCCCCATCCGAACTATAGCCTAGAAGAGGACAGAACCTTATGTTTCGAGCACTGCTAGAGAAATCTTTTCTTGCAAATAATCTCTAAAGAATTCTAAACAACATACCTAAATACTACCTGACTTAGTACATGTAtggagtttcccttgtggctcagctggtaaataatccgcctgcaatgtgggagacctgggtttgatccctgggttgggacgatccctggagcagggaaaggctacccactccagtattctggcctggagaattccatggactgtatagtccatggggttgcaaagaatcagacacgactgagtgactttcactttcacttagtatatGTATAAAAGCAGTATGGCTCATCCTGATGTCTTCACAAAATTACAATAATGCCACAAAATGAACAGTTTATTGAATTCAACCACAGTACAACTTGGTTTAAGAAACCTTCTAATATTAAGTGTAAAAGCAACATTTCTGTTAGACTACTTTCCACGTTACAAAGCATGTTCTCATTTGAGCTTCCCAAgacaattataaagaaaaaaagacaatcattctctattttacagattagcaaaaggaagctcagaaaggttaTCAGATTTGCATTAGCAAAGCTAGCATTAGAGCTGAAATGTGAACCCTGGTCTTATTCTAACACTGTTGTTCTTTCAACTATACCTCAATGTCGCAATAAAAATGACCTGTACTCCACTCAAAAAGATCACCTCTTTTAGGCTCTGAGTATTTAGACCAAGGAAGGCTAGGAAAAGAGACAGAAGGATAAATACTTTAGACCTCATCCAGAGGCACTGCAAACAATGGATCAGTTCTAAGTCTGCTCCAGAGAAACAAAGTAACATGGAGCACATTTAGAAAATGTCCAAGAGTTTCAGGAGTACATTCGCATCCCTGAAAACATCAGAAGAGGGGTTATTTAGATCTGAGTCAGACCCTAGAAAACTACCTTTAACCAGGGCACCCCAAAACCATAGTGCAAGGTCCTGGTGTTAAGATACTTCATAAAAGTATTGAAAGCAGCTGCCATCGATGACCCAAAACCAACAGAATACAGCGTCTTACCACCTAGCTGGTAGACAGGCTTTTTTTAGAGTTTTAACATGCGTAGCGCAAAACTCTCTCCTTTCAAGATGCTTTTATAAAGCACAGAGGAAATGTTTCAGCAGAGGTACATGGggtttataatcaaaggaaaagaagagaagattaACTCAGTTTTCCAATGGATAAGAGTATTCCCAGTGAactatttgaatcagttctttttttccttgcaagAACTAAGTTCCTCAAACatagctctttctttttttaaagctctagATTTTTTGTCTAAATGGTGAACAGTGGTGGTCAAGAGAATCTGCTGTTCTACTGTCTTGTAGCACACGGTGATCCGTACTGAAGGGCAGATGGGAAGTGGCATGGGGAGAGGCGCTGACACAGGGTTAGGAGACTCTCATATAGTGATGATGCTGAAGTGAACGGCACAGAAGTGGTGGCGGGGCCCCTTGGTTTCACTTTCTGCAAATGTGGGTCTGAAATGAATTTGCCACAGATGGAAATGAAAACTACACTGGATAGTCTTCATCCAGCAGAAAAGTACCTACAATAGTCTGAATAATTTTTCCATTATCCACACTTAACTCTTGGGGTATTTCCTCTCATGAGATTTACTGCACTGGGCTAAGAATTAAGACAAACTTGGCTTTCATTCAGCTTACCCAAACTTTAACAAGAGGTACATAAGTAAGGAGttaagtgctagttgctcagttgtgtctaattctttgcagcggtgtggactgtagcccatcaggcttctctgttcatgggatcctccaggcaagaatccaaGCTATCCttgggtagctattctcttcttcaggggatcatgaagtgaagtgaagtgaaagtctctcagttgtgtccgactcttcacgaccccatggactacacagtccatggaattctccaggccagaatactagagtgggtagcctttcccttctccaggggaccttcccaacaaagggattgaacctatgtctcccacattgcaggtggattctttaccagctgagccacaagggaagcccaagaatataccataaaaagaaataaaatggtcaTTCCAGAGAGTGGCAGTTGTAAACCTGGCTATTACCACCAGCAGTAATGGTTACATAATTTCATTCATGAGTTACGTAGCTGACTAACTACAAAGCCCATGCTGGAATCCAATTACTAGGGTTCAGATTCTCTCTCTACTTCTTGCCAGCTGAATGACCTCAGGCAGATGATGTTATAAGCTACCCTTGAAGCTTCAGttatctcatctgtaaaatggggataacagagAGTCTGCATACACAGGGTTGCTGtttgagattaaatgagataactcaTATACAGCCCATATGATACAGTGCCTGTTACTCAATCCCGCAAACCTCTAGCCAGTGTTATTAGGCCATAATGACCCCTTAGTTTGTGAAAGAATGAAGCATTACCCATTTGTATACGAAAAAAAGCAAGTTTATCAAACACTTGAGGAAAAAACTGTATAACTCTCTTTTTTTCCACCTAGAATCACCCTTGTAATTTCCATTGTTGGTTCCCTCCCCTGCCCAATTCCTCAATATTTCTCTCAACAAATGCATAGTCCCTAAGTGGCAAATATCCACACTAGCCAAAAACTGTAAACAACATTTAGAACAGAGgataggaaggagaaaaaaataaaaacatttatgtgaaagaaagaaaaagcaccaTAGTGCTATTAGTAAGAAAGAATAAGCACAGGAGCTTATGATCAAGAAACATTAACcctgagagacagaaaggagcagACAAGCAAGCAAGaagtgtttttctgtttctttctctctccccagccgcccccccttttttttaaagccaaagtCTCCTAACTTGAAAAGCACTGCTAATTGTGTGGCAAAAGTAAACCCAGTGCTATTATCAGATCTTTCCCCCAAACAATCAGTCCATTACTGGCTTCAAAACACTGTATTTTGTATTGCTTtagtaaatgtatatttaaacaactttctgaaaaaaataaacttaaaaaaaataaggaaaagggtAAAGGTAATGCATAACCCAAATTACAATATTAACTGCAGAAAGGAAAATGCTGAACTAGTACAAAGTAACGACTGAAGTAAACTTGACCTTTTCAATCAAGTTGGATTCCTTATTTACaagttgtgtcagtttctgcagATTTGCATCTACCGTTTCTTGTCCAGCAGGAGAGATGCCTAAGAAGCCAGGAcagaaatcagaaagaggaaaTTTTGAAAGCCTTACAAGCTGTTTAGATTCAAAGAATACTGAGTCCATCCACCCGCTAAGTGCTCcatcccccacccacctccccaaaaaggcaaagggaaaaaccATTCTCGGTTCAAAGGCAAACTTAAGACATACGGTAATACTCCAAAACCAAACCCTAAGCCAAAGGACTAAATGTGTCCTTAAGGAGAGCCAGTTAGCCAAGTGTTAGGCAGACAGCCAAGGTCGTTAATAAGAGCACAGCAGTCCTCACTGCCTTCTCAAATTTGACTTGTACCTTTTCCCCACCCATTTCAAATAGGCCGTTAGTTACAACTACTGCATTTGAAGAGCTTTCTAAGGGCCAAACAAGTATCCACACCTCCAAAGTCCTTGAACGGACTTTAAGAAAATACAGTTTTCTGGGATCTATTCCAGGAATGGATTCCATTCTAATTCAGTGAATCTGGTACAGGACTTAAGATTTTGTATTTGTTCTGTGGTCAGGTTTGCTAACCACTGCTCCCAAGTAACAACGTTGAAAATTACTCAGTTTCATGACTTCCAAACTACTAACCCCTCCCTTGTTACATACAAGTGTATTATATACAAAACACATAACCCACTATATAAAAAAGTAAACTGTTCCTAAGCCGATGGTCCTGATgacttctgtttcttaaaaggaCAATTTCTGCCAACTCTCCCCACACAAACTTAGTGTCCCAATCACTTAAGCACAAGGCCCCATGCTCCCAAAGAAGCAGCGCCTAAGTGACAGGTGCCCTCTATTTACTATACCTCCAGTCTGGTGCAATCAGTTTGCAAGTAGTGGAATCATGGGAGTGTACCTCACCAAAATCAATCTGCTGCTCATTTCTGTTCACGCAGGAAAATGCTAGAAGCAACATTTAAAGTAATTGCCCATTTGCATTAGGATAAAGGCTATCGTTCAGTAGGGACATAATAAATACCTGTGgttaacttttagaagaaaagtaCCCACTTCAAAGGGGCAATATTTAAAGAACAAGAAGTGAGAACTGTATAAAATCCAGGAGAACAGACAAAAGgcaaatagatatttctctattGAAAGAAGAACTaacacatggggaaaaaaataaagttggaaaaaGTGCCACTTTCTGAAGTTTTATAAACCaggattttggagaaggaaatggcaacccactccagtgttcttgcctggagaatcccagggatgggggcgcctggtgggctgccatctatggggtcgcacagagtcggacactactgaagtgacttagcagcagcagcagcagcaaaccaagGTTTAAAGATAATATACACACGTTTTAAATAAGTAATGGATTTGGTGTATACATCCTTAGGAGAATATGCAAACATTCTATGCAAACAAAGATTAGCTGAAGAAGAACAAACTTACCTCCAAGACTAACCCTAAAATAACTGTTTAGGATGTCATCACAAAAGCGACACAGGTTGGAGAGCTGCTTCAAATGTTCTTGTAACTGAACTTTAGGAAAACGTACTTTATAAAGAGGTGCGAGAAAGCCAAACACATAGGCATCCAAAGTGGAAGGCCTGAAAATaaattaaggatttttaaaaagcactaagAAAATATTAATCTGGGATTATGCTAAAAACTTTTCCTCAAATACATTTATCAATTCTGCAGTATACAATATAGTCTTCAAAAAGGTTTACTACCCATTTGGGCTTATAAAAATGAAGCAACTAGGGTTTTACTCAttagtagttttttaaaatactcttacCCACtttatttagaagaaaatttaagtTGTAAATTAAAAGATTTACTCACAGGCATCATATAGAGACTAGAGACTGGGTACGAACAGTCTTAAAAGTTTCAAAGTCACATATGCAACATATGAACTCAATGTTAGATCACCCCAGCAGAAAGTTTCCTATAGTAAAAAAATCCactaagtatttttttaagtggCAAACTCATTGGGGATGGGGTAAAAGGACCAGGCAAGGGAACTTGCTTTAAGTAACTGCTCAATGGATATACgcaaacaaaacattaaaatggTTTTATAAGGGAATGTACTCacatatctccaaagaaaaaCTGAGATGTTCCCAATCTGTTTGACAGAAGATTTAGGCACTCCTTCGCATCTCTGTATATCTAATAAGGATGAAATTACATCTCAAAAGTAGGAAAGATGCTCAAGAACTCCTTTTCAGGCTGGCATTGATAAGTACTGGGCAGGCCAAAAAGTTTGCTTaggtttttctgtaccatcttatcttacagaaaaacctgaacaaattttttgaccaacccaatagtTTCATCCCTGCTCTCTCTTGTCCCTCCTCCAGAGAGCCCTTGCTCTGAAGGTAATTCCAACCATACCTGAGCTTCTACTTCTCGAAGGTGGTAGAGGGGAGGCTCTCCCCTGGTTAGGAGAATCCTAGTCAGTGCTCCTTTAGACATTCTTCCAGGCAGGATCAAACTCAACGGAAAAGGCATTCGTGAAGCAAACCATGGCTTTGTCACAGTAAAGTAATTGTCACTCTCAACCCAGAATGTGTGAAGCtgcaaaaggaggagaaaaaaaacactacaaggatattcttttattaaaagaagATCATTCAGTAGATGTAAaactttttcattaatatttctgAG from Ovis aries strain OAR_USU_Benz2616 breed Rambouillet chromosome 7, ARS-UI_Ramb_v3.0, whole genome shotgun sequence includes the following:
- the MTX3 gene encoding metaxin-3 isoform X6, which gives rise to MAAPLELSCWGGGWGLPSVHSDSLVVMAYAKFSGAPLKVNVIDNTWRGSRGDVPVLTTEDNTISQPAKILNFLRKQKYNADYELSAKQGADTLAYIALLEEKLLPAVLHTFWVESDNYFTVTKPWFASRMPFPLSLILPGRMSKGALTRILLTRGEPPLYHLREVEAQIYRDAKECLNLLSNRLGTSQFFFGDMPSTLDAYVFGFLAPLYKVRFPKVQLQEHLKQLSNLCRFCDDILNSYFRVSLGDG
- the MTX3 gene encoding metaxin-3 isoform X1, which produces MAAPLELSCWGGGWGLPSVHSDSLVVMAYAKFSGAPLKVNVIDNTWRGSRGDVPVLTTEDNTISQPAKILNFLRKQKYNADYELSAKQGADTLAYIALLEEKLLPAVLHTFWVESDNYFTVTKPWFASRMPFPLSLILPGRMSKGALTRILLTRGEPPLYHLREVEAQIYRDAKECLNLLSNRLGTSQFFFGDMPSTLDAYVFGFLAPLYKVRFPKVQLQEHLKQLSNLCRFCDDILNSYFRVSLGGISPAGQETVDANLQKLTQLVNKESNLIEKMDDNLRQSPQLPPRKLPTLKLTPAEEESNSLQRLSP
- the MTX3 gene encoding metaxin-3 isoform X3, giving the protein MAAPLELSCWGGGWGLPSVHSDSLVVMAYAKFSGAPLKVNVIDNTWRGSRGDVPVLTTEDNTISQPAKILNFLRKQLHTFWVESDNYFTVTKPWFASRMPFPLSLILPGRMSKGALTRILLTRGEPPLYHLREVEAQIYRDAKECLNLLSNRLGTSQFFFGDMPSTLDAYVFGFLAPLYKVRFPKVQLQEHLKQLSNLCRFCDDILNSYFRVSLGGISPAGQETVDANLQKLTQLVNKESNLIEKMDDNLRQSPQLPPRKLPTLKLTPAEEESNSLQRLSP
- the MTX3 gene encoding metaxin-3 isoform X2, whose product is MAAPLELSCWGGGWGLPSVHSDSLVVMAYAKFSGAPLKVNVIDNTWRGSRGDVPVLTTEDNTISQPAKILNFLRKQKYNADYELSAKQGADTLAYIALLEEKLLPAVLHTFWVESDNYFTVTKPWFASRMPFPLSLILPGRMSKGALTRILLTRGEPPLYHLREVEAQIYRDAKECLNLLSNRLGTSQFFFGDMPSTLDAYVFGFLAPLYKVRFPKVQLQEHLKQLSNLCRFCDDILNSYFRVSLGAFSCVNRNEQQIDFGEVHSHDSTTCKLIAPDWRHLSCWTRNGRCKSAETDTTCK
- the MTX3 gene encoding metaxin-3 isoform X5, whose product is MAAPLELSCWGGGWGLPSVHSDSLVVMAYAKFSGAPLKVNVIDNTWRGSRGDVPVLTTEDNTISQPAKILNFLRKQKYNADYELSAKQGADTLAYIALLEEKLLPAVLHTFWVESDNYFTVTKPWFASRMPFPLSLILPGRMSKGALTRILLTRGEPPLYHLREVEAQIYRDAKECLNLLSNRLGTSQFFFGDMPSTLDAYVFGFLAPLYKVRFPKVQLQEHLKQLSNLCRFCDDILNSYFRVSLGVTRT
- the MTX3 gene encoding metaxin-3 isoform X4, producing MAAPLELSCWGGGWGLPSVHSDSLVVMAYAKFSGAPLKVNVIDNTWRGSRGDVPVLTTEDNTISQPAKILNFLRKQLHTFWVESDNYFTVTKPWFASRMPFPLSLILPGRMSKGALTRILLTRGEPPLYHLREVEAQIYRDAKECLNLLSNRLGTSQFFFGDMPSTLDAYVFGFLAPLYKVRFPKVQLQEHLKQLSNLCRFCDDILNSYFRVSLGAFSCVNRNEQQIDFGEVHSHDSTTCKLIAPDWRHLSCWTRNGRCKSAETDTTCK